TAATGACCCCTAGTGGATTAATTGAAAACCCAAGAAAGGATGTGGGCCCGAGGTTACAAACACCTCCACATATTGGGCCAGAAGCACTAGAGGCCCAAAGCACACCACCAATAATGCCAATAAGAGGTAGAGGACGCCCAAGAAAAAATACCACCTCTGTAAGAAGCCCCGACCACATTCAACACTCATCTCCCTCAAGCTTAAGGCATTCTAAATCTCGTGGAACACTGAACCCCTCTACACCGTGTTCTAGGGAGCCAAACAGCGGTGGCCCTTCAATTGAACCCCAATCCCAACACCAAAACTTAGACCAAAATAGAGGACCTTACTTCACAAGAGCAACAAAAGCCTGGTTACTCCAGAAGTCTTTGGGACTGGAGTTTCAAGGTTCAGACGATCAGGCAATAAAAGGGATTTCTCACGAATTGATAGCTATAACCAGAGGATAAGTTGATGAATTGGAGAAGGTGGGTGTCGTGGAGCGTAAGGGGGCTTGGGGGAGTTGAAAAAAGGAGATCGGTGAAGGATGTTATCCGTAGATGTAATCCAGAGGTAATTATCTTACAGGAAACAAAACTTGACAATAGTAGATTGAAGGAAATTCAAAGCTTCTCGAAAAGCTTGAACTGCAAGTTTGATTTCATCCCAGCTACTGGTTCAACTGGAGGATTATTGACCCTCTGGAAAGGAAACATTCTAACAGTGGAACATGTCATAAAAGAGGAGAGATTTTTGGGGCTCATCATGAGACTAGGTAATGAAATCTTGCTGCTTGGAAACGCATACGGTCCCAACCTCGATGCAGAAAAGGAAAATTTCTTCTCCACATTATCTAATAAGCTGAGGAACTTCAACTGTTGTTTGTTGGTTGGGGGTGATTTCAACAGTATCCTCAGCATTGGTGAACGAAGCAGTCTTAGTGGAGATGTTGATGCAGTTTTTAACAACTTTGTGGCAATGAATAACCTTATTGATTTACCTCTGCAAGACTCTAACTTTACATGTTATAGCTCTCGGAATGGAGGAGTGTAGAGTCGTATTGACTGATGGCTTGTCAGTGAAGAAGCGGTGAATAGATTTGAAGGTCTATATCAAGCAGCGGAAAACTGGGGACTATCGGATCATAGGCCAGTTGTCTTAACATGGGAGCTGTAAATTTTGGCCCCAAACCGTTCATGTTCTTTAATAGTTGGCTTCTGGACAAGGAATTTGATACTCCAGTGAAAAATTGGTGGAGTTCTCAGACAGCAGAGTTTTCAGAACCCTGTGGTGTTATGACTAGGGCGAGGAGTGCTTTGTTGATGGGGAAATACTTGGGCATGAGGTTTGACTGTACAAATGAGGTTGCTATAAACCAAATTGCGGCCCAGATCTTTGCGCGGAAACCTCCCTAGGGTTGGTGATTTGTGGTTTGGTGTTTCTGGTCAAATTCAGTTGCTTTTTCCTTTGGTATTGGTGCGTTGGTATGTCTTTGGGCCTTTGTGATCTTCTGGTCTTTCAGTTTCTAGGATTTTTTGTTGGCTTACTATGTGGTGGATTCCTTTCTTTTTAGTTGGTTGTAAGATTCTTGCCTATTGTATAGCTTTATGGTCTTTTTTCTTTGGGGATTGTCTTTCACTATGGGTGATTAGCTTTTTTATGTTACTAATCACCATTGCATGTTGTGTCTCCTTTTCAACTTTGGTATCAAGGCTAGGATTAATATATCCTTttactttctaaaaaaaacataaatgatATTTAAGACCGATCCTCAAATCTCGCATTATATATGTTTATTAGTAGAGTGAAGGGTGGAGTCAATCATAATTGGTAAGATGATAATGATGGCATGTGAATGATGACCTCAGCCATGAACTCGGTCGAACTTAATAGACGATTTATAACGATCCACAACCCCAAGTCTTTGAGTCAAGAAGTGACAAAGAAGTCTTAGCACTATTCTTGAAGCGTTGTCAGTCGACTATAAATGCATGCCCAATAATGATTTTTTCCATATCTTTTTTCAATTGTGTATTACATAAAAAAATGTCTACTATTACATGCGTGATTGGTCCACATTTGTCATAATTGATTTAATTAGGTAAATTTTATCATAGTAAAAGCAAGTTGAAgtgaagtgatttatgtttCAACACATTAACgaaaaagtgatttttgtaGGATAATTTTATGAAACTTTGTTTTAAAATATCACTATTGATTATGTTTAACAAAGAAGCTGCTTTATATAGCttctataaatttaattttaagtttaaaATAAATTCTCTAAAATAACTCTCAAACGCCAAAATGTTTCATCAAGAAATAATTGTACTTTATCAATATTGATTATGAGTATGCTGCTCGAAAAATCAGACACACTTAAATAGCCTAAAtaaaagtgaaataaaattatCATTTATGAAATAATCTAATAAATTAGTTAGATTCATCTGAGTATATATGAGCTAGCAGTGAAATATGTATAACATCGTGTTGGGCTAAAGAAAGGGCCAAACAAAGGAGATTGTTTAAAACTGGGGAATAAAACTTCACATTGGGCTTTAAAAAGCAAAACATAAGTGGAtcagacaccacatctttcacccaaaaccttaaggcaatgggtgtataGGTTCTCACGCTTATAAACCACTCAAACTTATCCTTATCTtacaatgtgggacttactcacacttgaattcccaACAATCTCTCCCTCAAGTGTAAGTTCATCTCAAACGAAAGTTGGACTTATACTCATCCAGAACCTCATAGGCCGTCAATTTTTGCTTGTCCTCCTGAGTCTCAGAGGCTCAGGCCCATGGTCAAACAATCATCGGctttgataccacttgttgggccAAAGAAAGGGCTAAAAAATGAGATGGTTTAAAACTAGGGGATAAAATTTCACATTGGGCTTTAAAGAGCAAACCATAAGTGGACCAGGCACCACATCTTTACTATTTTCCATCCAAAATATAACGGCCTAAGggatcaaaagtgcaattaagttgACCAGATGGAAAATTGGGGGACAAAAAGTGCAAGTCACGATGGTGAGGAAGttgacttaattgcacttttgtcCCTCATACCGTTAgattttttaaatcaaaaatACTAAAGGGACCAAATGTATTAACATAGGGTAACTTCGGGGATATTTTTTTGCTACTTTCTTAGATATGGGATGATTTTCACAGAAAGGGCAAAGttgagggaccaaaaatgcaattaagcctttattattttattgaaaTATGATAACTTCTAGAGAAGTGTACCTATTCGTTAAATAGTAATAAAATATTGAACTCTAGGATTGTGGCTGCCTAAAAAGACTAAGGAAAAAAGGTTTGGGGTGAATAATTATTGTTGAAAACGAGCTTAATTTAAAGTTGCAGAATTAAGTGAAAAACAAGTGCGTAGTATTGAAACCAATCAAAACGGGAAGTTCCTGGGTAGGATTTCATCAATCtcacttatgttcttaatagactAATTAACTCATGAATTTTCTAACTTATTTATGGTGATTGCCTAAGTTTGTACGTGATAATCTCTTAACTACGCAGAACTTCCAATTAAATTGCTATAACACTAATCTCTTAGTTCCTAAACGAATTTAATTGGAAAATTAAAGTACATAGTTACTAGCCAACACAATTAGAAGTTACCATTATCTCTAAGGCGCAGTCGTTCTAATCAATTCCTCACCGGATCCCTATTTTCTACCGATTTCTCAATGACATACAAAATAGAAAAATCAATCTTCATGCATAGAGATTCATTgataaaagatgagaaattcataaataaaactaGAATTCATGAGTCTAAAAGTATATCAAAATATAAGATCAAAAGAATCAAACCAGAAACTCTAAGTACCTACAGAGGTTTAGCCAAACATGACTTCCATgatccaataaataattaaaatagaaaagttCTTCAATTCGCAAATAGTGCTAGGGCTAACTCCAGGGAAAAAAGGCTCAAGAACCTGGTCTCCAATAATAATCTTCTGCGGACGTTCAACACCAGAACACCTCCCTTTTCCTGATTTTCTtgtaattaacattaaataaaaataagataaaataggataaaaatcaagaaataaacaacctaaatacTAAcgaatctaaaatttaaaaagtcctaattaaagatagataaaaactaccaaaatctagcaaatcaaaataaaaactcataaaatcctaaattaaatgaaaatacgaaaattatataaaaatagcctaaaaactaattaaaaatcagaaaataaaataaaagacctaCAAAAATACTCTTATATCCCAGGTCAATAAGATCAAACAAATTTTAGTTGTGTGAAATTAAGTTAGCATTGTGTCAGAGCTTAAAGGTGCAAAGACCTAGCCAATGCCCTTGCAGATGAACAAAAAGGTTCATGAAGATATGGAAAATAATACATAGGAAATGTATAAATTAAATTGACTTGTTTACTTGTTTGATTCACACGGCTAAGAGGCCATTAATTATGAAAGTAAGTCATATACAACTAGTTTCCATGCACCCGCAGCAGATCAACACTCTCATGTATGGAAACTCTGTGGACGTTCATTTAATTGGAGCAGAACCTTGAGCAACCGTGAACTTATTCTTGTCGAGGAGCTTCGCAGGAGACTGTGCTTGGTAAATCTCCAGCCGCTTGTTCCACATTCATGAATTTGGCTACTAGAAGCGGATGGCCATTACACAGTAAAGTCTGCCTATAATCTAATTATTTCCTCCTCTGTAGGTGAAACTGACCATGCTTCAAGTCTTATATGGACCACGCCTGCTCCTTCTAATGTCTGCTTCTTCATTTGGAGATCGATCATCAATCGATTACCAACTCGTGATAACTTATTGAAGAGGAGAGTGTTAATATCAGCTGTGGATACTTGTTGCCCCAGGTGCCGTCATTTTGAGGAATCGTCTGCTCACGCCTTGATTAAGTGTCCTGCATCATCAGAAGTCTGGGCCTTATGTGTTACCGGTGGCTAGGCTTAATCACAGCACTACCAGGATGGGTCAAGGAACACCTAGAGCAGCATTGGTTTCCTTCTTTATTTGTGCAACAAAGTGTGCTTTATAGGGTAATTTGGTTTGCTATGGCATGGTCAATATGGCTTCACCGCAACCAGATTGTGTTCAATGATGGAAATGTTGCAACGAGACCGATTCTAGAATTAGCTCAGGTTGGCTATCGAGTAAGGTGTGTGGATTTATTTGCTCGATCTGTTTATAATGGACTACCCAACCAATCTTGTGTATCAGAGCAGCTTGCTAACCCAGTTGGCTGCTATTTATTGGCTGGAAGAAGCAATTCTTGCTCTTTGTTTTTTTCCACTGGTCACGATCTGCTCATTATGCAAGGGGCCGGAGGGCTGAAATTGAAGATGGCTAGTTAATTGTTGGGGATGCTACTTGTTGGGCTGGGCTTTATTTGTATTCAATATCACTGTTCTTTTCTCTTAATGTTACCGTTGCCCCTTTTTGCCTCTtttcccttttctccttttctttcttgAACCATGGGTGGCGCCCCTTTTGTCTTTTAATATACAACTCTATTTTATTCGCTTTTCTAAGCGGGACCTGCTAGTCAAAGCTAATTAATTAGGTATCTGTCTGCAAAATGTTTCAGAAGAggagattttgtttttttaattctaaTGCATTCACacacttcattttattttcaatctcatttatatttatttttttcctaaGTTCTTATATCTCTTACCTTTCTTATTACATCAATTTAGCtattttttattcatatctCATCTAGACGAGTGTATTTAAAGTGTAAATATAACATTTTCCTTCTCTCGTGTGAGTAGTTGTACGGAAAAGTCCATTCCCAAGATATATTGGGCCTGAATTTATCCTAGTAGGAATTGAAGCAACATGACTTTTTGACCAAAAAACCCCATCCACAGTATCTGTTTTTGAATTAGAAACTAAGGTTATTATTATCAGCATATCCATGATCCATGTGATTAGACTTATTGACCAAATTAAAAGCCCATGCCTTAGCTATGGagacaaaaataaaaagatgaaTATCAAGGTGAACCCTTAATTAGAAGTCTCACAATGCATATGCAGCATgtattatttctttctttttatatataaaaaaattaaaatgttgaCTCTTTGTAATCTAGGTGGTCCACAGGTAGATTTTTTCGTGCAACATCCTGATTAAGCAAGTAAATGATCCCCGTCAGGGGGCACCCAGCATGCCAACATGCTTATGCTGGAAAAGCCGTAATTAAACTGCACCAAACTAAAGTAATGTCCAATCTTAGCTAGGCATTCATAGGGATGAATGTTCACCATGACATCAAATAAGATCACTCAAAATATCAGGTTGGACTTTACTTCAAGAGTGAATCATACGAGGCATGGGCAAAAGCATTTGCCTGCCTAAAAATATGACAACAAATAGCACAACAGTGTACCTCGATCTTACAAAGGTTAAATTGATTAATGAATTTCCAAAGTCTTTTCATGGGTTATTACCTCATCCAACTGCTAGAGAAAAGTCGTTTTCGATAATGACATTTGTGAATTTGAATTCTTGACAAAACAGTAAAACATTCAAGATGGCTAGAGAACTTCCTCTTCATATATATAGGCCCATTTCTTGCCCACCGCTTTTGAGTAACATCCCAAAATATTTCCCTccccaattttaattttaaaaggaCTCTCCATATGTCACTTAAACCCGAATTTCCTTATGATGTTCTATcaacattgaaaaaaaaagttatacttaaataaattaaatatacataATTACTTAGGTGTAACTTTTAATTCAATTGCTTATTAATTGCATAAGAAAAACTCATAAACATTAGTAATTGCATGATCTTCatcaatttatttttctcaaGATTGATTTTAGCACTAAAAAACTATTCATAAAAGATTCTCTGGAAAATTTATTTTAGCTAATTAGAATCAATTACCCCGTTCTTATATAACTGATGTTATTTTTAGCTGAATTTTATTCCTAATTATCTGTCACTTTACAAAGTTTAAGAgaacattaattttattttaccaattgtacccttcatttattggtggtaggaaaattgaaaagttagaattaacaaaagagataaagggtataatagaaagttagattgtaattttaataaaacaatgacattaattgttatttcttaTGTGTAACAATCTTAAAGTGCCAGttatatatataggaacggagagagtatgAAATAAGATTTTCAACCATgca
This portion of the Lotus japonicus ecotype B-129 chromosome 3, LjGifu_v1.2 genome encodes:
- the LOC130743833 gene encoding uncharacterized protein LOC130743833; its protein translation is MNWRRWVSWSVRGLGGVEKRRSVKDVIRRCNPEVIILQETKLDNSRLKEIQSFSKSLNCKFDFIPATGSTGGLLTLWKGNILTVEHVIKEERFLGLIMRLGNEILLLGNAYGPNLDAEKENFFSTLSNKLRNFNCCLLVGGDFNSILSIGERSSLSGDVDAVFNNFVAMNNLIDLPLQDSNFTCYSSRNGGV